One region of Leishmania panamensis strain MHOM/PA/94/PSC-1 chromosome 28 sequence genomic DNA includes:
- a CDS encoding hypothetical protein (TriTrypDB/GeneDB-style sysID: LpmP.28.1000), translating into MESPINPVVWQVLFNAALGTLSVGTLYSVYHQRYDMESVQRTAFLELRKADTEEARMAKLTELQAACRPEAVRRQPSARMSALKYGAPIVQMAKLEKDGSNVASVCMAVKVILYIYGPNAEGRQKLNSLDGYKVLLTTLSEAQRQGEDDLMGDVAHALDALTEVDDSEVVLDTDVPKGSEGTATLARLPATVKMLRILDPEGPVTFLASLTGIFANICTLTAGAVNIGSGVDGHSGMSFFLRLLDHANRRVVANAITVVRFLARAQVCQEELIEEANMARLADNLQVTGEPVIVNSILTIILVMAGSKKYGDAFFSCVASSTILTTLFELWMRSPEKSLRSRAEVLSRLLLRIPQTAPAMAALFERFRPQLEERRRRDEEEYKQQVQQAQQSQMMQRLMMEQMGIDPSMMG; encoded by the coding sequence atggaGTCGCCTATCAACCCAGTCGTGTGGCAGGTGCTCTTCAACGCTGCTCTCGGAACCCTCTCGGTCGGCACCCTCTACTCCGTCTACCACCAGAGGTATGACATGGAGTCGGTGCAACGCACGGCGTTCCTGGAGCTACGCAAGGCGGACACTGAGGAAGCCCGTATGGCAAAgctgacggagctgcaggcggcgtgCAGGCCGGAGGCGGTCCGCCGCCAACCCTCTGCTCGCATGAGCGCGCTCAAGTACGGCGCTCCCATTGTGCAAATGGcgaagctggagaaggatgGCTCAAATGTGGCGAGTGTTTGCATGGCTGTCAAGGTCATTCTGTATATCTACGGCCCCAACGCCGAGGGTAGGCAGAAGCTAAACAGCCTCGACGGCTACAAGGTGCTTCTAACAACTCTgagcgaggcgcagcggcagggagaggacgaCCTGATGGGGGACGTGGCCCATGCACTGGATGCCCTGACCGAGGTGGACGATTCCGAGGTAGTCCTCGACACGGATGTGCCCAAGGGAAGCGAAGGCACGGCCACGTTGGCTCGCTTGCCGGCCACCGTCAAAATGCTGCGCATCCTCGACCCCGAAGGCCCCGTCACGTTTCTTGCGTCTCTCACGGGTATTTTTGCCAACATCTGCACTCTCACGGCAGGCGCCGTCAacatcggcagcggcgtagACGGGCACAGCGGCATGTCTTTTTTCTTGCGGCTACTCGACCACGCTAACCGACGCGTCGTGGCGAACGCTATCACCGTGGTGCGCTTCCTCGCTCGTGCCCAGGTCTGCCAGGAGGAGCTGATCGAAGAAGCGAACATGGCGCGCCTGGCGGACAACCTGCAGGTGACCGGCGAACCGGTGATCGTAAACTCTATCCTAACGATTATCCTGGTGATGGCCGGCAGCAAGAAGTATGGCGatgccttcttctcttgtgttgCCTCCAGCACCATTCTCACCACCCTCTTCGAGCTGTGGATGCGCTCCCCTGAGAAGTCGCTGCGTAGTCGTGCGGAGGTGCTCTCgaggttgctgctgcgtatCCCGCAGACGGCCCCCGCCATGGCTGCCCTCTTCGAGCGCTTCCGcccgcagctggaggagcgccgccgacgggatgaggaggagtacaagcagcaggtgcagcaggcgcagcagagccAGATGATGCAGAGGCTGATGATGGAGCAGATGGGGATTGACCCCTCTATGATGGGATAG
- a CDS encoding oxidoreductase-like protein (TriTrypDB/GeneDB-style sysID: LpmP.28.1010) produces MADHRKQPCQNMVEDETAAEALVEGEEEVPLCQHNEYDVTLSLEDREAKWGFSLSELQSAVKVVRVLFYNPELYVGDPYLSDSRLYTMITRDRKTKRENRNTFKAIMSEEKSRRKRYLRQQDIEAVRRTAMKRERDEALSALLLTGSEEAGNRVAPLLLVERPKVPELTGSEHGDDGLKDEAAGAASAANGNAEFYAGNVSLSASEKEVLRLVGAFENLLRLEQALRGEPVEGYEGVSAAPAATAANSSAAPSSSVAYPPVTGGEDDPFAPSMSSCTSVKKSRRETEASTTAPTAELDWLVITQLTAQVYRYLPHSYGSQMPPPFFDGAVPADAVNSPLEVRSYVRGVKCDVARRAAALVHLASETTPHNLLATAGGTEPVSLCSLFASTHRDIIVRTPLAELQSIDGLRSLMEGDQPSTASSQMMAVVDVPLDDLLRALELVLLEGASDKRFCPVPAAAEGDSEPEKERARTQQLCVAEQTLHCFIARRLYGSAKVRGCGPSPVLIQRNPPTSSSEEPDGYCIYDDVQRYAVELPEDDTQLKLSKFIGCHICKVRYNRLHPYYYSMCHLCGEYNYNKRLMARDLRGRTVLLTGCRIKIGYAIALSLLRCGATVLGTTRFIHEAVARFQQEVDYRLWKDRLHLFSLDLRDMWVVTQFCAFVRQKYRKLFAIINNAAQTIARTPQYTEHLRNIELNPPVALQTSIQHDACAAEWHNFFCHHTTVTVGQPLSIEYHPSLKPFLDTDQAARHDDAGAKRGNNSAGPQPGIAASEMPLLVDNNVVALHVGCDRTLIFDRYDTQAEESDHREKNSWVMNLAEVQGSEAAEVMAINALSPFILNGRLKVCLTDHQGDAVPNEPRFIINVSAMEGQFYRFKQTTHPHTNMAKAALNMMTRTSGDDYAAAGIYMNSVDTGWITDESPKLKKDRRTEQFMLCPLDEVDAAARCLDLIFTNSRVYGMFYKDFKEIVW; encoded by the coding sequence ATGGCAGATCACAGGAAACAACCGTGTCAAAACATGGTGGAGGACGAGACAGCGGCCGAGGCGCtagtggagggggaggaggaggtacCGCTGTGCCAGCACAATGAATACGACGTGACGCTGTCCCTAGAAGATCGCGAAGCGAAGTGGGGCTTCTCCTTAAGCGAGCTGCAATCCGCCGTGAAGGTTGTTCGGGTGCTGTTCTACAATCCTGAACTCTACGTTGGCGACCCCTACCTCTCTGACAGCCGCCTCTACACAATGATCACCCGTGACCGGAAGACGAAACGCGAGAACCGCAACACTTTCAAGGCTATCAtgagtgaagagaagagtCGTCGCAAGCGCTACCTGCGCCAGCAAGATATCGAGGCGGTACGCCGCACTGCTATGAAGCGTGAACGCGACGAGGCGCTGAgcgcgctgcttctcacGGGCAGCGAAGAGGCCGGTAACCGTGTAGCACCGCTCCTGCTCGTTGAGCGGCCAAAAGTGCCCGAGCTAACCGGGAGTGAGCACGGTGATGACGGCTTGAAGGATGAAGCTGCAggcgccgcttctgcagctAATGGCAATGCGGAATTTTATGCGGGCAATGTGAGCCTTTCTGCATCGGAGAAGGAAGTGCTGCGGCTTGTCGGTGCCTTTGAGAACCTTCTGCGCCTAGAGCAGGCCCTACGCGGAGAACCGGTGGAGGGCTACGAAGGCgtcagcgcagcaccagcagccacTGCGGCGAATTcttccgctgcgccgtcatCATCAGTGGCGTACCCACCCGTCACCGGCGGAGAGGACGACCCGTTTGCGCCTAGCATGTCCTCCTGCACCAGTGTAAAGAAATCGCGAAGGGAGACAGAGGCGTCCACGACTGCCCCCACCGCAGAGCTGGACTGGCTCGTGATCACGCAGCTCACCGCACAGGTGTACCGCTATCTCCCGCACTCGTACGGCTCCCAGATGCCGCCACCCTTCTTTGACGGCGCCGTGCCGGCAGACGCCGTCAACTCCCCTCTTGAGGTGCGCAGCTACGTTCGCGGCGTGAAATGTGATGTGGCGCggcgtgcggcggcgctggtgcacctCGCGAGTGAGACGACACCGCATAATTTGCTGGCTACCGCCGGAGGCACCGAGCCTGTGTCGCTTTGCTCTCTGTTTGCCTCGACGCACCGCGATATCATTGTACGCACCCCTCTTGCCGAGCTGCAGTCCATTGATGGTCTTCGTTCGTTGATGGAGGGTGACCAGCCCAGCACAGCGTCCTCGCAGATGATGGCTGTGGTCGACGTGCCGCTGGACGACCTGCTACGGGCGCTcgagctggtgctgctggaaggAGCTAGTGACAAGCGGTTCTGCCCAGTTCCCGCGGCCGCTGAGGGAGACTCAGAGCCGGagaaagagcgcgcgcgcacgcagcagctttgCGTCGCCGAGCAGACGCTGCACTGCTTCATCGCACGTCGCTTGTACGGCTCTGCCAAGGTGCGCGGCTGCGGTCCCTCGCCGGTACTGATTCAGCGAAATCCTcctacctcctcctctgagGAGCCGGACGGGTACTGCATCTACGACGATGTGCAGCGCTACGCTGTGGAGCTGCCCGAGGATGACACGCAATTGAAGCTGAGCAAGTTCATTGGATGCCACATCTGCAAAGTGCGCTACAACCGCCTCCACCCGTACTACTACAGCATGTGCCACCTCTGCGGCGAGTACAACTACAACAAGCGCCTCATGGCGCGCGACTTGCGCGGAAGAACGGTGCTCCTCACGGGGTGCCGCATCAAGATCGGGTACGCGATAGCGCTCtcgctgcttcgctgcgGTGCCACGGTGCTCGGCACTACGCGCTTCATCCACGAGGCAGTGGCACGCTTTCAGCAGGAGGTCGACTACAGGCTATGGAAAGACCGCCTGCACCTTTTCTCACTCGATCTGCGTGACATGTGGGTCGTCACGCAGTTCTGCGCGTTTGTGCGGCAGAAGTACAGGAAACTGTTCGCCATCATCAACAACGCAGCGCAGACGATTGCGCGGACGCCGCAGTACACGGAGCACCTTCGCAACATTGAACTGAACCCGCCAGTCGCTCTGCAAACCAGCATCCAGCACGAtgcgtgcgctgctgagtGGCACAATTTTTTCTGCCATCACACAACCGTCACGGTGGGGCAGCCGCTATCGATTGAGTACCACCCGAGCCTGAAGCCCTTTCTCGACACGGATCAAGCTGCTCGCCACGACGATGCGGGTGCGAAAAGAGGCAATAATAGCGCAGGACCGCAGCCTGGCATCGCCGCGAGCGAGATGCCACTGTTGGTGGACAACAACGTGGTGGCCTTGCATGTGGGGTGCGACCGTACCCTTATCTTTGACCGCTACGACACGCAAGCGGAGGAAAGCGACCACCGTGAGAAGAACTCGTGGGTGATGAACCTCGCTGAGGTGCAGGGTAGCGAGGCGGCCGAGGTGATGGCCATCAacgccctctccccttttatTCTCAATGGTCGCCTCAAGGTGTGCCTGACAGACCACCAGGGCGATGCCGTGCCGAACGAGCCACGCTTCATAATCAATGTCTCGGCGATGGAGGGACAGTTTTACCGATTCAAGCAGAcgacgcacccgcacacaaaTATGGCCAAGGCGGCGCTGAACATGATGACGCGCACGAGCGGCGACGACTACGCAGCGGCCGGAATCTACATGAACTCGGTAGACACCGGTTGGATTACGGATGAGTCTCCAAAGCTGAAGAAGGATCGACGGACAGAGCAATTTATGCTGTGCCCGCTCGACGAGGTGGATGCGGCGGCACGATGCCTGGACCTCATCTTCACAAACAGCCGTGTGTATGGCATGTTCTACAAGGACTTCAAGGAGATTGTATGGTAG
- a CDS encoding hypothetical protein (TriTrypDB/GeneDB-style sysID: LpmP.28.1020), translated as MASEYAAAPREAFTMPRSESKFSVPAVENIIKGVCEDMIGQERPYVYEEAQLLIKDLCAEIQQQTVRLGYDRYKLVTHATVTEAASQGMRVASRCLWDPETDNYASYTYSSQYIHVIVVVFGVYWE; from the coding sequence ATGGCATCCGAGTATGCCGCCGCCCCTCGTGAGGCCTTCACCATGCCCCGCTCAGAGTCCAAGTTCTCTGTGCCCGCGGTGGAGAACATCATCAAGGGTGTCTGTGAGGACATGATCGGCCAGGAGCGACCGTACGTCTACGAGGAAGCACAGCTGCTCATCAAGGACTTGTGCGCCGAGATCCAGCAACAGACTGTGCGTCTTGGCTACGATCGGTACAAGCTGGTCACTCATGCAACGGTCACGGAGGCCGCTAGCCAAGGCATGCGCGTTGCCTCGCGTTGTCTGTGGGACCCGGAAACGGACAACTACGCGTCCTACACGTACTCGAGTCAGTACATTCATGTCATCGTCGTTGTCTTTGGCGTTTACTGGGAGTAA
- a CDS encoding 40S ribosomal protein S14 (TriTrypDB/GeneDB-style sysID: LpmP.28.1030): MSKKQEVKEYGPNVKKGELVYGVVHIFASFNDTFVHVTDMSGRETYVKVTGGMKVKADRDESSPYAAMMAAQDVVARCKECGINALHVKMRAVGGVRTKSPGPGAQAALRALARAGMKIGRIEDVTPIPTDSTRRKGSRRGRRL, translated from the coding sequence ATGTCCAAGAAGCAGGAAGTTAAGGAGTACGGCCCGAACGTGAAGAAGGGCGAACTTGTTTACGGCGTCGTGCACATCTTCGCTTCCTTCAATGACACGTTCGTGCACGTGACGGACATGTCAGGCCGCGAAACGTACGTGAAGGTCACAGGCGGTATGAAGGTGAAGGCCGATCGCGATGAGTCTTCCCCCTACGCTGCCATGATGGCCGCCCAGGACGTCGTGGCCCGCTGCAAGGAGTGCGGCATCAATGCCCTGCACGTCAAGATGCGCGCCGTCGGTGGAGTGCGCACCAAGTCCCCTGGCCCTGGCGCCCAGGCCGCCCTCCGCGCACTCGCTCGTGCTGGCATGAAGATTGGCCGCATCGAGGATGTCACCCCGATTCCGACCGACTCCACCCGCCGCAAGGGCTCCCGCCGTGGTCGTCGTCTGTAA
- a CDS encoding hypothetical protein (TriTrypDB/GeneDB-style sysID: LpmP.28.1040) produces the protein MSANVNFSTGSRKTNAAPSAPAVSASAAPALQNSASSSSKSKSRMILPYEVLFNLVGRRVTVVLTKGSQELEGTLESVDSDKGDMLLSDVVCYTWEPLRSSEEEETTAAATGKGQGTLSAVAEREGYYKCFGGGQRRELSRCSQAMVNSAFVALITPTLFIPE, from the coding sequence ATGAGTGCCAACGTGAACTTCTCGACTGGCTCACGGAAGACCAACGCGGCGCCGTCAGCACCGGCCGTGTCGGCGTCCGCGGCACCTGCCCTCCAAAACAGCGCGTCGTCTTCTTCTAAGAGCAAGAGTCGCATGATCTTGCCATATGAGGTGCTCTTCAACCTCGTCGGCCGTCGAGTAACAGTGGTGCTCACGAAGGGTTCCCAGGAGCTGGAGGGTACTTTGGAGTCTGTAGACAGTGATAAGGGTGACATGCTGCTGTCTGACGTGGTATGCTACACCTGGGAGCCTTTGCGCTcatcggaggaggaggaaaccACCGCGGCTGCTACAGGCAAGGGTCAAGGCACACTTAGCGCAGTcgccgagagagaggggtacTACAAGTGCTTTGGAGGTGGGCAGCGTCGCGAGCTGAGCCGGTGCAGCCAGGCCATGGTTAATAGCGCATTCGTCGCCCTCATCACACCCACGCTCTTCATACCAGAGTAG
- the P27 gene encoding P27 protein, putative (TriTrypDB/GeneDB-style sysID: LpmP.28.1050), with protein sequence MSRCTGRMSGGVARANLVDHGVYLKPMSLNPFLGTVHDGTSTGYFQGFSAKPIHWLYRFRYNLLPQGMSGGFFSRNPYGRFVHWLEVSTIEKIRLQLQTVESMPVSVMTAIVVLYSVWFSYRLTFLHPDITLYNLVLWSTKPWVQQQRFNKKINIDQQVYRWVHRVPEFNSNDPIREIYKLGVGANDPYLDHVRGMGREKELILYEHERRGGAGSILPLSVPHEDHSGHNPAPLTAGQGV encoded by the coding sequence ATGTCTCGCTGCACAGGCAGGATGTCCGGTGGGGTAGCCCGCGCCAACCTGGTGGACCATGGCGTCTACTTAAAGCCGATGAGCTTGAATCCCTTTCTCGGCACCGTCCACGATGGGACGAGCACCGGCTACTTCCAGGGCTTCTCAGCCAAGCCGATCCATTGGCTGTATCGCTTCCGCTACAACTTGTTACCGCAGGGAATGTCGGGCGGCTTCTTCTCGCGCAACCCCTACGGTCGCTTCGTGCACTGGCTCGAAGTGAGCACGATTGAGAAGATACGAttgcagctgcagacggTGGAGTCGATGCCAGTCTCGGTGATGACGGCGATTGTGGTCCTCTACTCGGTGTGGTTTTCGTACCGCCTCACCTTCCTGCACCCCGACATCACTCTGTACAACCTCGTCCTGTGGTCCACCAAGCCgtgggtgcagcagcagcgcttcaacAAGAAGATCAACATTGACCAGCAGGTCTACCGCTGGGTGCACCGCGTGCCGGAGTTCAACTCAAATGACCCGATTCGTGAAATTTATAAACTCGGGGTCGGCGCGAATGACCCATATCTGGATCACGTGCGAGGCATGGGCCGCGAGAAGGAACTCATCCTGTACGAGCACGAGCGCAGGGGTGGGGCTGGGAGCATCCTTCCTCTCAGCGTCCCACACGAGGACCACAGTGGTCACAACCCGGCTCCCCTGACAGCTGGCCAAGGTGTGTGA